Sequence from the Luteibacter aegosomaticola genome:
GTTCGGCGATGTTGGCGATCTCGTTCATGAAGCTGATCTTCGTCGCCAGCATCGCATTGGCGGCGTACTTGGTGAGCTCCGCCGAGCGCTCATCCATCACCACCATGCGGTCGTGGTTGCGGTTGAACGGTGCGTAGAGCTTGCGCAGCACACCGATGGCACGCTGGCTGGACGCGCCTACGATGATGCGATCCGGGCGCATGCAATCCTCGACGGCATCGCCTTCCTTCAGGAATTCGGGATTGGAAACGATATCGAAGGGCACGTCGACACCACGGGCCTGGAGGCGTTCCGCCACGGCCGCCCGGACCCGGTCAGCCGTGCCGACGGGGACGGTCGATTTGTTGACGACCACCGTATAGCGATCGATGTGGTCGCCGATGGTGCGTGCCACCGCCAATACATACTGGAGATCGGCGCTGCCATCTTCATCCGGCGGAGTGCCCACCGCGATGAACACGATATCGGCATGGGCGATGGCCGGTGCGGCATCCGTCGTGAAATCGAGGCGGCCGTCGGCATGATTCCTGAGGACCATGGGCTCCAGGCCCGGCTCGTAGATGGGAATCTCGCCCTTCGTCAGGCGCTCGACCTTGCCGGCGTCGACATCGACGCACACGACGTGGTTACCCATTTCCGCCAGGCAGGTGCCGGTGACGAGGCCGACGTAGCCGGTGCCGAAGATCGTGACTTTCATGGAGGTCCTTGTACCTTTCGGCGGGTTCGCCGCAGCCATGGATTGTAGTCTGCCCGAGAGGGGCGGAGAACCGCGCGGGTGGCCCCCCGGGGTGCGCTAACGTCGCAGAGGGTCCGCTCATACAAAATCGGCCGCGCACGATTCCACACGCCCGGCTTACGTCCGTGGCGGTACACTCTTCGCCCTGGCAAACCCATGAGGACGTCATGATCCGAACAGCCTTCCACGCCGGCGCCATCGCCGCCGCCGTCCTCCTCCTCGCCGCCGGCCCCGCCGCGGCGCAGACCACCCGCAAGGTCGCCCCCGACCGCCTGCCTTACTACTGGACGCTGACCAACACCTCGGTCAACGCCGATGTGCCGAACACGGGCAAGAATCTCGACCAGCCAGGTTGCGTCGCGGTCACCTACATGATCGGCTCGAACGGCCTGCCGCAGAACGTGGTGGCCGCCAAGACGTTGCCGCGGGGCGATCTCGCCCAGGTCGCCGTCAGCGCCGTGAAGGACTTCCGCTATGCCGCATCGGGCGTCAACCGCGCGCAGGAGCCCGTGGTGACCTATTACGTCGTGGGCTTCAACCTGCCGGAAGACCGCGCACGCAAAGACGCGATCCTCAAGCAGTGCGCCCTCCCGGGTTACCAGACCACTTGATCGGCTGACCGCGCCGCACAACGCCTTTCCCGAGGTATAGCCCTATACTTCGCCGGTTTTTTGCACTCGCCCCGCCGCAAGGCCTGGCAATACCACTACTTCCATTGGAGTTCCCATGAGCATCGAAGACCTCGAACAGATCGCGCAGGCGATGGTCGCCCCGGGTAAGGGCATCATCGCCGTCGACGAATCCGCCACGACCATCAAGAAGCGCATCGAGGCCGTGGGCCTGGAGAACAACGAGGAAAACCGCCGCAAGTACCGCCAGCTGCTGCTGACGGCGCCGGGCCTGGGCGAATACATCTCCGGTGCCATCCTGTTCGACGAAACCATCCGCCAGAAGACCGACGATGGCCGCAGCATGGTCGAGGCCATGAATGCCGCCGGCATCCTGCCGGGCATCAAGGTGGACAAGGGCACGCACCCGCTGGCCGGCTGCCCGGGCGAAGTGGTCACCGAGGGCCTCGATGGCTTGCGT
This genomic interval carries:
- a CDS encoding energy transducer TonB, which gives rise to MIRTAFHAGAIAAAVLLLAAGPAAAQTTRKVAPDRLPYYWTLTNTSVNADVPNTGKNLDQPGCVAVTYMIGSNGLPQNVVAAKTLPRGDLAQVAVSAVKDFRYAASGVNRAQEPVVTYYVVGFNLPEDRARKDAILKQCALPGYQTT
- a CDS encoding UDP-glucose dehydrogenase family protein; translated protein: MKVTIFGTGYVGLVTGTCLAEMGNHVVCVDVDAGKVERLTKGEIPIYEPGLEPMVLRNHADGRLDFTTDAAPAIAHADIVFIAVGTPPDEDGSADLQYVLAVARTIGDHIDRYTVVVNKSTVPVGTADRVRAAVAERLQARGVDVPFDIVSNPEFLKEGDAVEDCMRPDRIIVGASSQRAIGVLRKLYAPFNRNHDRMVVMDERSAELTKYAANAMLATKISFMNEIANIAEHVGADVELVRQGIGADPRIGYHFIYPGAGYGGSCFPKDVQALARTAHAVGYDAKLLNSVEAVNDAQKSRLFALLSKHFDGKLKGLTVAVWGLAFKPNTDDMREASSRRLMEQLWDAGAKVRAFDPEAAEETHRIYGDRPDLALVGRPYEALEGADALVIVTEWKAFRSPDFARVKSLLSTPVIFDGRNLYDPAAVEEAGLAYYGIGRGRSLAGKH